Proteins found in one Dermochelys coriacea isolate rDerCor1 chromosome 17, rDerCor1.pri.v4, whole genome shotgun sequence genomic segment:
- the SERPINF2 gene encoding alpha-2-antiplasmin isoform X1 has translation MPVTAWQAWAGQGASSVPCRAIGWVERVSAPTEMLSKPRQHLLNPCSSLQGRNTAMLLWGLLLCLSTLHDSPGFPLVHALEMETPPCNDTAQQESPEGPAVENDTSIENPEWDPSAQQLTSQHSEEAGALEGDPQFVPTTTLLPVVDPTLPNAAVSDSTSDTWEDIHGPTLPLPTTTSTTSPGAGLTSSESHLVTRTVGDHKQVLEGQEVDSSEEEGEGQERGCDTSQEQTHRLAEGLMKFTIDLLTEVQLETSRPNVILSPLSITLALSQLALGAANQTEKRLLEALHLESVPCLHHLLSSIRRQLTGSMLRVASRVYLQKGFEVKEKFLENSEQFYGAKPVILSGNSENDLIAINKWIKEATEGQISTFLDHLPASTVMLLLNAVHFQGFWRHKFDPSQTGPDIFHLDDQFIVPVEMMKAQKYSLSWFTLDPLEVQVARFPFKGNMSFVAIVPNQFKWNVSQVLVNLSHDKLHSRFLKEKPTMVKMPKLHVDYQLELNQVLSQLGLRELFSAPDLQKITDEPLFVSSIQHQSTLELAEDGVEASAATSVMMSRSLSTFSLNQPFLFIIFEETTGIPLFVGSIQNPNPNAAKQRKEPQDLPNLKNAIKNSIPK, from the exons ATGCCTGTCACTGCCTGGCAAGCGTGGGCTGGACAAGGGGCTTCATCTGTCCCATGCAGAGCCATCGGCTGGGTAGAGAGGGTATCAGCACCAACAGAAATGCTTAGCAAACCAAG GCAGCACCTGCTGAATCCTTGCAGCTCCTTACAAGGCAG AAATACGGCGATGCTGCTCTGGGGTCTGCTGCTCTGCTTGTCCACTCTGCACGATAGCCCAGGG TTTCCTTTGGTACATGCCCTTGAGATGGAGACTCCCCCCTGTAATGACACTGCCCAGCAGGAGAGTCCTGAG GGCCCTGCAGTGGAAAATGACACCAGCATAGAGAATCCGGAGTGGGATCCCTCAGCACAACAACTGACTAGTCAG CACTCTGAAGAGGCTGGAGCCTTAGAAGGAGATCCACAGTTTGTTCCCACCACCACTCTTCTGCCAGTAGTGGATCCAACCCTGCCAAATGCTGCAGTGTCAGATTCCACCTCTGACACCTGGGAAGACATCCATGGGCCTACACTGCCACTTCCTACCACTACCAGCACCACAAGCCCTGGGGCTGGCCTCACAAGCTCAGAGAGCCATCTTGTCACCAGGACAGTAGGAGATCACAAGCAGGTGCTGGAAGGGCAAGAAGTTGATTCCTCTGAAGAGGAGGGAGAAGGTCAAGAGAGAGGCTGTGACACGTCTCAGGAGCAGACACACAGGCTAGCAGAaggtctgatgaaattcaccatCGATCTCCTGACAGAGGTCCAGCTGGAGACTAGCAGACCCAATGTAATCCTGTCTCCCCTCAGCATCACCCTGGCATTGTCCCAGCTGGCACTAG GAGCAGCAAACCAGACGGAGAAACGCCTGCTGGAGGCACTGCACCTGGAATCAGTGCCCTGTCTCCACCACCTGCTGAGCAGCATTCGCAGGCAGCTCACAGGGTCCATGCTCAGAGTAGCTTCACGCGTCTATCTGCAGAAAG GGTTTGAGGTTAAAGAGAAATTCTTGGAGAACTCAGAGCAATTCTATGGGGCAAAGCCTGTGATCCTGTCTGGGAACAGTGAAAATGACCTCATAGCCATAAACAAGTGGATAAAGGAGGCTACTGAAGGGCAGATATCCACCTTCCTGGATCATCTCCCTGCGAGCACTGTGATGCTCCTACTCAATGCTGTCCACTTCCAAG GATTTTGGAGGCATAAGTTTGACCCCAGCCAGACTGGGCCAGATATATTCCACCTTGACGACCAGTTCATAGTTCCAGTTGAGATGATGAAAGCTCAGAAATATTCCCTGAGCTGGTTTACTCTGGATCCCCTGGAGGTTCAG GTAGCCAGGTTTCCCTTTAAGGGCAACATGAGTTTTGTGGCCATTGTCCCAAACCAGTTTAAGTGGAACGTCTCCCAGGTGCTGGTGAACCTCAGCCATGACAAGCTGCACAGCCGTTTCCTCAAGGAGAAGCCCACCATGGTAAAGATGCCCAAACTGCATGTAGATTACCAGCTTGAACTCAACCAAGTCCTCAGCCAACTAG GCCTCAGGGAGTTGTTTTCAGCCCCAGACCTGCAGAAGATCACAGATGAGCCTCTCTTTGTATCCAGCATCCAGCACCAGTCCACCCTGGAGCTTGCAGAAGATGGTGTGGAGGCATCAGCTGCCACCAGTGTCATGATGTCTCGTTCACTCTCCACTTTCAGCCTCAACCAACCCTTTCTCTTCATCATCTTTGAGGAGACAACGGGCATCCCACTCTTTGTGGGCAGCATCCAGAACCCCAACCCCAACGCTGCCAAACAGAGAAAAGAGCCACAGGACTTGCCTAACCTGAAAAATGCCATCAAAAATAGTATCCCCAAATAA
- the SERPINF2 gene encoding alpha-2-antiplasmin isoform X2 has product MPVTAWQAWAGQGASSVPCRAIGWVERVSAPTEMLSKPRNTAMLLWGLLLCLSTLHDSPGFPLVHALEMETPPCNDTAQQESPEGPAVENDTSIENPEWDPSAQQLTSQHSEEAGALEGDPQFVPTTTLLPVVDPTLPNAAVSDSTSDTWEDIHGPTLPLPTTTSTTSPGAGLTSSESHLVTRTVGDHKQVLEGQEVDSSEEEGEGQERGCDTSQEQTHRLAEGLMKFTIDLLTEVQLETSRPNVILSPLSITLALSQLALGAANQTEKRLLEALHLESVPCLHHLLSSIRRQLTGSMLRVASRVYLQKGFEVKEKFLENSEQFYGAKPVILSGNSENDLIAINKWIKEATEGQISTFLDHLPASTVMLLLNAVHFQGFWRHKFDPSQTGPDIFHLDDQFIVPVEMMKAQKYSLSWFTLDPLEVQVARFPFKGNMSFVAIVPNQFKWNVSQVLVNLSHDKLHSRFLKEKPTMVKMPKLHVDYQLELNQVLSQLGLRELFSAPDLQKITDEPLFVSSIQHQSTLELAEDGVEASAATSVMMSRSLSTFSLNQPFLFIIFEETTGIPLFVGSIQNPNPNAAKQRKEPQDLPNLKNAIKNSIPK; this is encoded by the exons ATGCCTGTCACTGCCTGGCAAGCGTGGGCTGGACAAGGGGCTTCATCTGTCCCATGCAGAGCCATCGGCTGGGTAGAGAGGGTATCAGCACCAACAGAAATGCTTAGCAAACCAAG AAATACGGCGATGCTGCTCTGGGGTCTGCTGCTCTGCTTGTCCACTCTGCACGATAGCCCAGGG TTTCCTTTGGTACATGCCCTTGAGATGGAGACTCCCCCCTGTAATGACACTGCCCAGCAGGAGAGTCCTGAG GGCCCTGCAGTGGAAAATGACACCAGCATAGAGAATCCGGAGTGGGATCCCTCAGCACAACAACTGACTAGTCAG CACTCTGAAGAGGCTGGAGCCTTAGAAGGAGATCCACAGTTTGTTCCCACCACCACTCTTCTGCCAGTAGTGGATCCAACCCTGCCAAATGCTGCAGTGTCAGATTCCACCTCTGACACCTGGGAAGACATCCATGGGCCTACACTGCCACTTCCTACCACTACCAGCACCACAAGCCCTGGGGCTGGCCTCACAAGCTCAGAGAGCCATCTTGTCACCAGGACAGTAGGAGATCACAAGCAGGTGCTGGAAGGGCAAGAAGTTGATTCCTCTGAAGAGGAGGGAGAAGGTCAAGAGAGAGGCTGTGACACGTCTCAGGAGCAGACACACAGGCTAGCAGAaggtctgatgaaattcaccatCGATCTCCTGACAGAGGTCCAGCTGGAGACTAGCAGACCCAATGTAATCCTGTCTCCCCTCAGCATCACCCTGGCATTGTCCCAGCTGGCACTAG GAGCAGCAAACCAGACGGAGAAACGCCTGCTGGAGGCACTGCACCTGGAATCAGTGCCCTGTCTCCACCACCTGCTGAGCAGCATTCGCAGGCAGCTCACAGGGTCCATGCTCAGAGTAGCTTCACGCGTCTATCTGCAGAAAG GGTTTGAGGTTAAAGAGAAATTCTTGGAGAACTCAGAGCAATTCTATGGGGCAAAGCCTGTGATCCTGTCTGGGAACAGTGAAAATGACCTCATAGCCATAAACAAGTGGATAAAGGAGGCTACTGAAGGGCAGATATCCACCTTCCTGGATCATCTCCCTGCGAGCACTGTGATGCTCCTACTCAATGCTGTCCACTTCCAAG GATTTTGGAGGCATAAGTTTGACCCCAGCCAGACTGGGCCAGATATATTCCACCTTGACGACCAGTTCATAGTTCCAGTTGAGATGATGAAAGCTCAGAAATATTCCCTGAGCTGGTTTACTCTGGATCCCCTGGAGGTTCAG GTAGCCAGGTTTCCCTTTAAGGGCAACATGAGTTTTGTGGCCATTGTCCCAAACCAGTTTAAGTGGAACGTCTCCCAGGTGCTGGTGAACCTCAGCCATGACAAGCTGCACAGCCGTTTCCTCAAGGAGAAGCCCACCATGGTAAAGATGCCCAAACTGCATGTAGATTACCAGCTTGAACTCAACCAAGTCCTCAGCCAACTAG GCCTCAGGGAGTTGTTTTCAGCCCCAGACCTGCAGAAGATCACAGATGAGCCTCTCTTTGTATCCAGCATCCAGCACCAGTCCACCCTGGAGCTTGCAGAAGATGGTGTGGAGGCATCAGCTGCCACCAGTGTCATGATGTCTCGTTCACTCTCCACTTTCAGCCTCAACCAACCCTTTCTCTTCATCATCTTTGAGGAGACAACGGGCATCCCACTCTTTGTGGGCAGCATCCAGAACCCCAACCCCAACGCTGCCAAACAGAGAAAAGAGCCACAGGACTTGCCTAACCTGAAAAATGCCATCAAAAATAGTATCCCCAAATAA
- the SERPINF2 gene encoding alpha-2-antiplasmin isoform X3 → METPPCNDTAQQESPEGPAVENDTSIENPEWDPSAQQLTSQHSEEAGALEGDPQFVPTTTLLPVVDPTLPNAAVSDSTSDTWEDIHGPTLPLPTTTSTTSPGAGLTSSESHLVTRTVGDHKQVLEGQEVDSSEEEGEGQERGCDTSQEQTHRLAEGLMKFTIDLLTEVQLETSRPNVILSPLSITLALSQLALGAANQTEKRLLEALHLESVPCLHHLLSSIRRQLTGSMLRVASRVYLQKGFEVKEKFLENSEQFYGAKPVILSGNSENDLIAINKWIKEATEGQISTFLDHLPASTVMLLLNAVHFQGFWRHKFDPSQTGPDIFHLDDQFIVPVEMMKAQKYSLSWFTLDPLEVQVARFPFKGNMSFVAIVPNQFKWNVSQVLVNLSHDKLHSRFLKEKPTMVKMPKLHVDYQLELNQVLSQLGLRELFSAPDLQKITDEPLFVSSIQHQSTLELAEDGVEASAATSVMMSRSLSTFSLNQPFLFIIFEETTGIPLFVGSIQNPNPNAAKQRKEPQDLPNLKNAIKNSIPK, encoded by the exons ATGGAGACTCCCCCCTGTAATGACACTGCCCAGCAGGAGAGTCCTGAG GGCCCTGCAGTGGAAAATGACACCAGCATAGAGAATCCGGAGTGGGATCCCTCAGCACAACAACTGACTAGTCAG CACTCTGAAGAGGCTGGAGCCTTAGAAGGAGATCCACAGTTTGTTCCCACCACCACTCTTCTGCCAGTAGTGGATCCAACCCTGCCAAATGCTGCAGTGTCAGATTCCACCTCTGACACCTGGGAAGACATCCATGGGCCTACACTGCCACTTCCTACCACTACCAGCACCACAAGCCCTGGGGCTGGCCTCACAAGCTCAGAGAGCCATCTTGTCACCAGGACAGTAGGAGATCACAAGCAGGTGCTGGAAGGGCAAGAAGTTGATTCCTCTGAAGAGGAGGGAGAAGGTCAAGAGAGAGGCTGTGACACGTCTCAGGAGCAGACACACAGGCTAGCAGAaggtctgatgaaattcaccatCGATCTCCTGACAGAGGTCCAGCTGGAGACTAGCAGACCCAATGTAATCCTGTCTCCCCTCAGCATCACCCTGGCATTGTCCCAGCTGGCACTAG GAGCAGCAAACCAGACGGAGAAACGCCTGCTGGAGGCACTGCACCTGGAATCAGTGCCCTGTCTCCACCACCTGCTGAGCAGCATTCGCAGGCAGCTCACAGGGTCCATGCTCAGAGTAGCTTCACGCGTCTATCTGCAGAAAG GGTTTGAGGTTAAAGAGAAATTCTTGGAGAACTCAGAGCAATTCTATGGGGCAAAGCCTGTGATCCTGTCTGGGAACAGTGAAAATGACCTCATAGCCATAAACAAGTGGATAAAGGAGGCTACTGAAGGGCAGATATCCACCTTCCTGGATCATCTCCCTGCGAGCACTGTGATGCTCCTACTCAATGCTGTCCACTTCCAAG GATTTTGGAGGCATAAGTTTGACCCCAGCCAGACTGGGCCAGATATATTCCACCTTGACGACCAGTTCATAGTTCCAGTTGAGATGATGAAAGCTCAGAAATATTCCCTGAGCTGGTTTACTCTGGATCCCCTGGAGGTTCAG GTAGCCAGGTTTCCCTTTAAGGGCAACATGAGTTTTGTGGCCATTGTCCCAAACCAGTTTAAGTGGAACGTCTCCCAGGTGCTGGTGAACCTCAGCCATGACAAGCTGCACAGCCGTTTCCTCAAGGAGAAGCCCACCATGGTAAAGATGCCCAAACTGCATGTAGATTACCAGCTTGAACTCAACCAAGTCCTCAGCCAACTAG GCCTCAGGGAGTTGTTTTCAGCCCCAGACCTGCAGAAGATCACAGATGAGCCTCTCTTTGTATCCAGCATCCAGCACCAGTCCACCCTGGAGCTTGCAGAAGATGGTGTGGAGGCATCAGCTGCCACCAGTGTCATGATGTCTCGTTCACTCTCCACTTTCAGCCTCAACCAACCCTTTCTCTTCATCATCTTTGAGGAGACAACGGGCATCCCACTCTTTGTGGGCAGCATCCAGAACCCCAACCCCAACGCTGCCAAACAGAGAAAAGAGCCACAGGACTTGCCTAACCTGAAAAATGCCATCAAAAATAGTATCCCCAAATAA